The DNA region CCGATATCCGCAACATGAGGCCGCGAACACCCGTTAGGACATGCAGCCACAGAAATTTTAAGCGTATGATGATGCAGTAACGGCCCATTAATTTGTGATCGTAAAAAAGCATCCCACCCTGTCTGCTCCACAACGTTACGTATCGCGGCAGGAAAGGCGTTGTCAGATTGTATTGCAAAACGACAGTTACCACCGGAGATACCGCGACAGGCAGTAATTTCTATAGATTCGACAGCTGGTTTAGACATAAAAACTCCATGGATAATAGGACAACTTGATACCAACAACCGGCACAGCAACGCTTGGAAAAGCGGATGCACTGTTCACGGCACCCGTAGAAAACAGCATGTATATAAAATTCAGGTATCAGGTTGAACCAGTTACATGACAATAAAAAAACGGCACAAAATAGCTGTGACATACATCACACTCTTGTGCCGTCATTCTGGTAGAATTAAGTGCTATCGAGAAATTATCCTGATAAAGGACAACGCTCAAGTACTTACTTTTATTTACCGATACAGAAGCTCTCAAATATTTTATTCAAAATTTCATTCGGCGTTGTTTCGCCTGTAATTTCAGACAAAATCGAGCATGCTGTTTCCAGTCGAACGCCGAGCAGATCATATGGAACTTGCATCGCAAGGTCTTCAAGCAGCCCTTCGAGTTCTGTAGCAGATTGTTCAAGAGCAAGGCTCTGTCGCAAGTTAGGAACCAGATCGCCAGCCTCAGGTTCTTTTGCATCACCATTGCGGGTAAGAATATTAGTTCGGATTGCTTCTGCAAGCATATCCAATCCATCACCCAATTTTGCAGAAATCTGTACTACTGCGCAGTCGGCTGTATCAATTTCCTGTGCTTCATCAACCAAATCCACTTTGTTCCACACAAGAAGAACTTTTTCTGCACCTACAGACGCAATCAACTCTTTTTCATGCTGACCAAGTCCGTGGGTTGCATCAACAACAAGCAGTACCAGATCGGCCTGTGACGCAAGATCACGGCTGAGCCGGACGCCTTCCTGTTCTACGATGTCACCAGTCTCACGAAGCCCTGCTGTATCAACAAGTCGAATTGGCAAACCATCAAAAGTTAGATGTTCTTCCAAAAAATCACGGGTTGTACCCGGAATATCGGTGACAATAGCACGCTTACGACCAAGCAGACCGTTCATCAAGCTTGATTTTCCTGCGTTTACCTGCCCTGCGAGGACAACAAGCGCGCCATCGCGCCAACAGCGAGCACGGTCGAAGTTTCCAAGCAATGTACGAAGTGCGTCCATTACGGACGTAATGTCGTCAGTAAATTCCTGCGGATCGAGACATTCCAAATCTTCTTCCGGAAAATCCACAGCAACACACAGTTTCATACGAACGATTTCGAGGCGGGTACGCAGTTCACCAATACGCTGCCCAAGCAAGCCATCCAGTTTTGCCTGAGCAAGGCGGACACCTTCACGAGCCGGAGCTGCAATCATTTCTGCAATAGCTTCAACCTGTGTTAAGTCCATACGCCCGTTCAGGAAAGCGCGCTTGGAAAATTCACCACAGTCTGCGGGACGTGCGCCAAGGGAAAAAATCGCCTCAAGCACACTGCTTAAAATTGCCGGCCCACCATGACAGTGGATTTCGGCACTTTCTTCACCGGTGAACGTATTCGTACCCGGCATATGCACAACCAGCACATCGTCCAGATCTTCACCTTTTGCATCCAAAATGTGTCCATGATGAAGCACCCAAGGGCGAAAATCTGTAAAACTTTTGCTGGAAGAGCGGAACAGCTTGCGAAGGATAGCACCGGAATCATCACCGCTGATGCGGATAATACCGATACCGCCCTGCCCCATTGCTGTGGCGATTGCTGCAATTGTATCGTTCTGGGTCATGTGACTGTGTCCTAAAATATTTTCATAAGAGTAACACAAAAAAGAGGAGCCGAGGGCTCCTCTTTTTTAATGACTGTATCGTCAAAACGCTATTTGCGCTTACGACCGATGATAACACGCTTGAGCGGGCCATCACCTTTACTGCGGGTCTGGATTTCGTCATCCTCTTGCAAAGCAAGATGAACCACGCGGCGATGGTAGGAGCTGAGCGGACGAGTTGACTGCGGTTTTCCCATGCTTTTAGCTTTTTCAGCCAAATGCAGAGCTATGTCGCGCAATTTATCATCCTGACGCTCACGGTAGTCGCCAGTATCCAGTTGAACTCGCACTGCAACACCGAACATCTTAGCGATAATACGGTTTGCAAGATACTGGAATGAAGCAAGAGTCTGGCCTTCACGACCAATCAGGAGTCCAGAATTCTCACCGCTTGAAATGGAAGCTTTAACGCGTCCGTCTTCAATACGGGCTTCAACCGGAGTCTCACCGATTACAGGAGTAATAAGGCGGTTTACTACTTCTGTTACCACCTTCAAAAGCTCAGTCTGATCGAGCTCATCAAGGTTTGCTTCAGGGATCGGATCCGCTTTTACCGGTTCAAATGCAGTTTCCGGTTTTGAAGCCGGACGCTGTCTTCTTGGAGCCGGAGCATTATCCTGTTTCGGAGAATGCTGTTTCTGCGGACGACGGCGCTGGTTATTACGACCACGCGCTTGTCCTTCCTGCGTCTCTTCGCCTGTCTCTTGTTTTTTACGAGCAGGTTTTGCACCTTGAGGCTTTTCAGAAGGCCTCTGAGTCAGTTTTTTCTGACCACGGCTGCCTTCCGGCTTAGAGCGCTGGGAACGACCACGTTCCTGTTTTGGTTTTGCAGTCTGAGCTTCTTCGGAAGAGGCTTCAGGCTTTTCTTTTGCTTTTTGTTGATTAACAGGCTGAGGCTTTTCAGAACGTTTATTTGGACGTTCCTGCCGTTGTTTCGGCTTCTCAGTCTTGCGCTCGGTTGTTGGTTCCGCCGTAACCGATGCGGCATTTTTCTTAGATCGTCGGGAAGTCTCTGAAGGGGCAGACAATGCCTGCGAATCAAACTGAACCTGCATTCTGCGGGCTCTAATTCTAGCTTTCTTTGCCCCAACTAAACCAAAAATACCGGTCTTCGCGTCATTAATGAGGTCAATTTCCAGTTTTTCCCGAGGACTATTGAAGTAGCTGCACGCTTCCTCAATAGCGCTGTCAAGGGTTTTACCCTTGAACTCTTTGTATCCATCCATGCATACACCTCAGAAGGTAATCGCGTTTCAAAAACAGAGGCGTTACGCCTTACGTAGCATGAGCCACTGCTGGAAGATGGAGAGCACGTTGTTTACAAGCCAATACACCACAAGACCGGCAGGGAAGTTCAAGAACATAAACGTAAAGACTACTGGCATGATGAGCATCATCTTACGCTGAGTCGGGTCGCCGGTGCTCGGGCTGAGCAGCTGCTGGAGCAGCATGGTTGCACCCATCACAATAGGAGTGATGTAGTATGGGTCTGGTGCAGATAAGTCAGAAAGCCAAGGCATGTTTGTAAACGGCAAGAAATCAATGAAAGAAGCATGACGCAACTGAATTGCGTTAAGCAACGCCTGATATAAGCCGAAGAACACTGGAATCTGGATAACCATCGGCAGACAACCACCTACAGGGTTTACCTTGTAAGTTTTGTACAATGCCATGACTTCCGCATTCTGTTTTTCGCGATCATCTGCATACTTTTCGCGAATCTTCTGCATCATAGGCTGGAGCTTTTTCATAGACTCCATTGATTTATAGCTCTTACGAGACAATGGCCAGAATGCTATCTTGATAAGAATGGTAAGCAAGATAATTGCTACACCGTAGTTACCTACATATTGCTCAAAGAAGTTAATCATTTTGAGCATTGGCACTGCGAGAACAGTAAAGAATCCGTAGTTTTCAGCTGCGCTCAAAGTATTAGGAGCGGCGGCAAGATACTTGGTGATCTTAGGGCCAAAGTAGTAGGTGGCAGTCGAAGTTGACAGGTTACCGGGAGCAATTCCGATATTATCTTTTTCAAGAGCAATTCTATACACGCCGCTCTGGAACTTAGCTTTCAGAGCAAGATCAGCACCTTTAGGTGCTATGGCTGCAATAAAGTAGTTGCTTTCCACACCTGCCCACATCATAGGCAGAGTGCTGCTGATGCCGTTTCCGAGATCTTCAACATCATCTTCAGTATCAAGACCTTCGGCGTCAGTAAACCATGCAACACGTGTTTTATTGTACGGGTTGCCAGCGTCGGCCATACTGTCGGCATCAAGAGTGTAGTCCAATCGAACATTACGCGGGCTGGTACCTGCGTTAATGATATTAGTCTTTTCAGTAATGGTGTAGGTATCTGCTGTAAATGAGAATTCACGCTCAATACGCAACCCATTAACTTCACCAACAAACACGAGCATACCGTTCTTACCATTTTCGAGGGTAAGATCAGAGCCTTTCAAGCTCCATGCTGCATTTTCCCAGGTACGGTCGCCATCAATAAGGAGGCCAAGAGGAGCAAATGCAGAAGCTGGTTTGCCGATGAGATCAACTTTTGGAGAATCAGGGGTATTTTCAGCTTTGTAATTTTTAAGAACAAAGCTCTGCAACACACCGCCATTAGAATGGAATATCGCAGTGTAAAGGGGAGTATCAACAGTAACAGTGCGTCCATTTTCAGCTTTGAAAACTGGCAGTTCTGGTGCTGGTGTGTTTTGTGCTGGCTGAACCTTCGCAGGGGCTTTGGAATCTGCCTTTGCAGTTTCTTGTACTGCAGTCTGTTCAACAGGCTGCGGTAACCACCCCATGTACTCGGCAAGGTAATTCCACCCAACGGTGATAACCAGGCAGAGCACAACGGTAATTATGACTCGGTTTTTATCCATGGGCCCTCAATAGCTCCTATGCATAGGGATTTTTATCTTTGGAAGGCGGGACGGGATCGTGCCCCCCTGCAGACCAGGGGTTACAACGCAAAATGCGCCATACGGCAAGAGCGGATCCCTTCAAGAAGCCGTGGCGCATCACGGCCTGCGCCGCATACTCTGAACACGTAGGGACAAAGCGGCAAGCAGGCGGAAAAAGAGGCGAAATACAGAGCTGGTAAAATCGTATAGGCGCTACCAGCAGCGTGCGGAAGAGTTTCTTCATTACGCTTCGTCTTCCCCATCCCGAGCTGACCTTTCACGTAGCTTGTGAATGATAGGCAAAAGTTCCTGTGTGACAAAATGCAGGTCAACACACTCAGGATTCAATCGGCGTTTTGGCACAACAACTAAATCAATGCCGTTCGGTATTTCCCGCTGATTCAGTCGAAAAAACTCACGCAACACACGTTTCACGCGGTTACGTTGTACTGCCGATCCTGTTTTCTTCGTTACAGCCAACCCCACTCGCCATAAGGCGAGGGGTTCTTCCTTTTCTAAAACAAACAGAACGAAATTTTTAGAAAAGTATCGGCGGCCTTCATCGTAACATTTTACGAATTCAGGCCGCCGGGTCAGCCGATGTGTTCTTGGGAACGTTAGGCAGATAATTTCGCACGACCTTTAGCGCGTCTGCGACGAAGAATCGCACGACCACCAACGGTTTTGAGACGAGCACGAAAACCGTGGGTTCTTTTGCGCTTAATTTTGCTAGGCTGGTAAGTTCTCTTCATGAGATGACTCCTTTAAAAAAATGAACGGCCTCTTCTACAGAGTTAATACGTTCACGTCAAGTTTATCATAAACATACAAAACGTCAGCCCCCGTTTTACCGGCAGCTGACTATAAATAACAAAATATAGTACCGAACAGCTGTGTATACATAGAGGGTTTTGCTTGTACCATCAAGCATAAACCCTCACTTATAGCTATTTTTCACTACCTTTTTAAATCAGCTGCATTCGCAGGCGAACTCAGTTCTGGAAAGTTTGTCAGATCAACCTGTCCATCTACCTCGGGCATAATCATATCTGGTGCAGACAACATAGCGCCTTTTTTGACTTTTGTCCTTTTTTCAGATGAAGAATATGCATTAGGCCGCTTATTATACATTGCCCACAAGTCACGCTGCTCACCTTTGTCTTCCCGAAGCAATACAGCAAACTCGCGTCTGTTTTTCAGCGTATATTCATGTGCAGCCATGACCACACCGTCCGCAACACGCAGCAATCTGATAGAAACATAGACTCTATATGGCGTCGGCACGTAGCTGCCTACGAGTACTACCTGCGCATTGTACTCCTTTTTCATCAATTCGGATACATCACGGCTTAAAATAAATTCACCCTCTCTCGGGATAATGGAATATTCTTTTTTAAGACGAGACTCTAAAACCTTATATCCGAACTGGCTGATGCGGGATGCAATCTGCTGCATAACAAGTCTTCCAAGCATGGAAGAATGGCGAAGATCGTCCAGCTGAACCATGCTTGCAATAAGCACAGGGCTGTTGCGGCTCACTTTGCCGCTCATTTGCTCTGCGATCACGTCTGCTGCCATAAAGTTCTCAGCAGAAAGTGATGAAGGCTCAAAACGCAGATCGGGCAAGGTTATAATCTGTTCAGGCGCGGGAGGTAACACGCTGCCGCGCTCCGCAAATGCTGCCGCTGGTAACAAACATGCAACCGCTGCTAAAAGAATCAGAACGTTTCGCATTACTACTCTCCTGTAACCTTAATTGTTCGAGTAGGAAATTCTTCCACCTGATATCCACGCTCATATGGAGAAACGAAGTTAGCCTGCTGATCACCTGCTACGCGCAAAATTGAAGAGGCATGCATCACATAACGGTTATTGTAACTCATGCCTACAGACAAGATGATAGGCCTGTCTTCATCACTTCCAGAGGGTTCATACCGCAGGGAGGCCATGTTTTTGCCCCCGCCGTATCCTTCAAGAGTATCGTTCTCACTGGAAGCACTGTTCACCGGCATAAGAGCACGGTTATCTGACGAAACAGGAAGAGTAGCATAACTCAATATGATCATTTCCTCTTCACGCTCAACCGCCACCTGTAATCCGCGGCTGATAAGCTCTGTATGCAGCAAACTGTAAAATCCTGTATCAAAGGCGCGGTCACTCAACGGACGCATATAAATTGGCTTCCCTTCAAGATCCGGTCTATCCTTAATAGATTTGGCCACGTGCTTGGCAACCTCTGCCGCCCAGTCGCTCCAATCATCCACAGCGATAAAATCTTCGTATACTACGGGCGACGTTGTACGCGCAAATGTAGCCTTCCGCCTTACTTTTAAACAACCAGCTGTTGCTAATACCAGAACAACCACAAGTGTAATTGTCCATATTCTTCTAAAATTGTGCATGTGCGCCTCTTCACGTTAATTGTACAAATCGTCCACGAAGACGTTTTCTACCTACTTTTCGGAAGACAGCGCAGTATCTTTAATAATCTGCTAATACACAAAAAAGGCCGGAGCAAAAGCTCCGGCCTTTAATAGCAATATAGCTAGATAGACTGTACTGACTAGTACATGCCACCCATGCCGCCCATGCCGCCCATGCCGCCTGGCATTGCAGGAGCTGCAGCACCAGCAGGTTCAGGCTTATCTGCAATTGCGCACTCAGTGGTGAGCAGGAGAGAAGCAACAGAAGCTGCGTTCTGCAGAGCGATACGGGTTACTTTTTTAGGATCGATAACGCCGGACTTGATAAGGTCTTCATATTCGCCGATTGCAGCGTTGAAGCCCATGCCGTCTTTACCGTCTTTTACTTTCTCAACGATTACGGAACCTTCAAAACCAGCGTTAGCTGCGATCTGACGAAGAGGCTCTTCGATAGCGCGACGGATGATGCGTACGCCAGCAGCTTCATCGTCGTCAGCAGGTTTTACGTCATCGAGAACAACGGAAACACGAACGAGAGCAGTACCACCGCCAGGAACAATGCCTTCTTCAACAGCAGCACGAGTTGCGTTGAGAGCATCTTCTACACGGTCTTTTTTCTCTTTCATTTCGGTTTCAGTTGCTGCGCCAACGTTGATAACTGCTACGCCACCAACGATTTTAGCAAGACGTTCCTGAAGTTTTTCACGATCGTAGTCAGAAGAAGACTCTTCAATCTGAGCACGGATCATTTTACCGCGTGCTTTGATGTCTTCAGCTTTACCAGCACCGTGAACGATAGTGGTGTTTTCTTTGTCAACTACTACGCGTTTAGCGGAACCGAGTTCTGCAACGGTGATAGCTTCGAGTTTAACACCCATTTCTTCAGAAACAACCTGACCACCGGTGAGGACAGCGATGTCTTCAAGCATTGCTTTACGACGTTCGCCAAAGCCAGGAGCTTTAACAGCAGCAACGTTAAGGGTACCGCGGAGTTTGTTAACAACGAGAGCTGCAAGAGCTTCGCCGTCTACATCTTCAGCGATGATAACGAGTGGCTTGGACATTTTAGCAACCTGTTCGAGAACAGGGAGCATGTCTTTCATATTAGAAATTTTCTTTTCGCAGATAAGGATGAGAGGCTCGTCCATTTCTGCAACCATTTTGTCTGCATTGGTTACAAAGTAAGGAGAAAGGTAACCACGATCGAACTGCATACCTTCAACTACGTCGAGAGTAGTTTCGAGGCCTTTTGCTTCTTCAACAGTGATAACGCCTTCTTTACCAACTTTGCTCATTGCTTCTGCAATGATGTTACCGATGGTAGCATCGGAGTTAGCAGAGATGGTACCAACCTGTGCGATTTCTTTCTGGTCGCGGGTTGGTTTAGCAAGAGCGTTAAGTTCGCCGACAAGAGCTTCAACAGCTTTGTCTACACCGCGTTTAATAGCCATTGGGTTACGGCCGGCAGCAACGAGTTTTACGCCTTCGCGGTAGATTGCCTGAGCGAGGATGGTAGCAGTAGTAGTACCGTCACCAGCGATGTCAGAAGTTTTAGAAGCAACTTCTTTAACCATCTGTGCGCCCATGTTTTCGAACTTGTCTTCGAGTTCGATTTCTTTAGCAACAGAAACACCGTCTTTTGTGATAACAGGAGCACCGAAAGATTTTTCGATAACAACGTTACGGCCTTTAGGGCCGAGGGTCACTTTAACAGCGTTAGCAAGTTTATCTACGCCACGAGAAAGGCTTTCGCGAGCTTTAACGTCAAAAAGAATTTCTTTAGCCATTTTGGTATATCTCCTAAGAATCTAAAGAGAGGAAAAAAATATTAAGCGATAATTGCGAGAACGTCTTCTTCGCGCATTACGAGGTATTCTTCGCCGTCGATATTGATTTCGTTACCTGCATATTTGTTAAAAAGAACAACGTCGCCAACGTTAACAGTCATAGCGATGGTGTTACCATTTTCAACACGACCAGGGCCTGCAGCAACGATCTCACCGCGAGAAGGTTTTTCTTTGGCAGTGTCAGGGATGTAGAGACCGCCAGCAGTCTTCTCTTCAGCTTCAAGGCGTTTTACCAGAACTCGATCGCTCAGTGGCTTCAGATTCATAAGTATAAACCTCCAACATAATGTTACTATCTAAATTCTCGACTGCCACATTAATATGAGCCAGCCTTGTACCCTGCCTGTAATTTGCTTAAAAACAAATGCATTACACAAAAAAAGGCAAAGCAACCAATTACTATTTAAATCAGACCCGAGGAAGATTGTTCCATCGGGTTGCATACTTATTCAAAGCTGTCAGGGAGTATAAATCGGTTTTTATGATTGAAAAGGGGGTGAAGTAATTTTTTTTCACCTTTTTTAATCTTTTCCATAAAAAACAAACAGTTAGCAATTTTATTTTTTCTACCATATTGCCTTGTCTTCACCTGCACCACGCTGTTTGACTACTAAGCAATGCTATGTTGTTGTGAATGGTTAGCAATACGAAACAATAAATCCCGCAAACAGGTGCACGGCTATAGCCCAAGCACAACAAACTCACAAGCACTAATCAGGCAACGTTGATTTGTACCTGCCGCTACTGGCACAATGAAAAAACTATTTTTCAAGCGGTGAAAGCTCAGCAGCACGTGCTTCAACTTCTTCCCAGCGCATCATTACAGCTTCCTGCTCTTCTGCAAGAGCCTCCAGTCGCGCCGTGGTCTTTTCAAACTCTTCAGGACTGTCAGCATACAGCTGCGGGTCGGCAAGCTTGGTTTCCAATGCCCCCTGCTCTTCTTCCATGCTTTCAAGTTTAGCCGGAATTTCTTCCAACTCCTTGCGCAGCATATCCAACTCGCGCTGTTCATTATACGACAGTTTTTTCGGCTTATCAGATTCTTTTTTCGATTCAGATTTTTCCTGAACAGCTTTCCTGCTGGCTGCTTTTTCCACTTCACGATCCTGACGCTGGCGCTGCCAGTCATCATATCCACCAACGTACTCATTGATAACGCCGTCGCCTTCGAACGCCAAAGTGGAGGTCACCACGTTGTTCACAAAAGCTCGGTCATGGCTAACAATCAAGACTGTTCCTGCAAATTCTACAAGCTGCGCTTCCAGCAACTCCAATGTTTCCACATCAAGGTCGTTTGTCGGTTCGTCAAGTACCAGAACGTTACACGGCTGGGTAAACAGCTTTGCCAATAACAAACGGTTACGCTCTCCACCGGACAGCGTATTTACCGTCATATTCATCCGCTCAGGATCGAACAGAAAATCTTTCAGGTATCCGACTACATGTTTACGGACTCCGCCGATCTCAACAGTATCGTTCCCGTTTGCTACGTTATCACGTACGGACTTGTTTTCATCCAGAATATTACGCAACTGATCGAAGTATGCGACTTCAAGCTTGGTTCCGTCCTGAATTGTCCCTGCCTGTGGAGTAAGCTCACCAAGCAATAAGCGCAGCAGTGTTGTTTTACCGATGCCGTTCGGCCCAATAAGGGCAACCTTATCACCGCGGGAAATAATCGTAGAAAAATTGTTGATTACCGGTTTGGTCGCATCCGGATATGCGTAGGTCACATGCTCTGCCTTTACTACAACCTTACCGGAACGGTCAGCCACCTGCACAGCCAGCCCCACGTTACCGGAACGATCCCTGCGCTTCGCACGTTCCTTGCGCAAGTCCTGCAATGCCCGCACGCGCCCCATATTACGGGTACGACGAGCTTTGATGCCTTTGCGGATCCAAACTTCCTCTTCTTTAAGCTTCTGGTCCATACGGCGCCATTCTTCATCTTCCGCATGCAGAACTTCTTCTTTACGAACCAGAAACGTATCGTAATCACAAGACCAGTCGGCAAGGTGCCCGCGGTCCAGTTCTACAATTCGGTTGGCTACTTTGCGTAAAAACATTCTATCGTGAGTAATAAGCACGAGAGACTTTACATAGCGCAATAAAAATTCTTCAAGCCATGTGATAGATTCCACATCAAGATGGTTAGTAGGCTCGTCAAGCAACAACAAATCAGGCTCTGAAGCAAGCGCGCGCGCAAGCATTGTGCGACGTTTTACCCCGCCTGATAATGATGAGAACTCTGCATCTGCATCAAGCTTCAGGTGGTTTATCACAGTCTGGATTTTTTGATGCAGCTCCCAGCCACCCTTTTCATCCAGCACGTGCTGTGCCTTGGACATAGCTGCCAACGC from Halodesulfovibrio aestuarii DSM 17919 = ATCC 29578 includes:
- the mnmE gene encoding tRNA uridine-5-carboxymethylaminomethyl(34) synthesis GTPase MnmE, with the translated sequence MTQNDTIAAIATAMGQGGIGIIRISGDDSGAILRKLFRSSSKSFTDFRPWVLHHGHILDAKGEDLDDVLVVHMPGTNTFTGEESAEIHCHGGPAILSSVLEAIFSLGARPADCGEFSKRAFLNGRMDLTQVEAIAEMIAAPAREGVRLAQAKLDGLLGQRIGELRTRLEIVRMKLCVAVDFPEEDLECLDPQEFTDDITSVMDALRTLLGNFDRARCWRDGALVVLAGQVNAGKSSLMNGLLGRKRAIVTDIPGTTRDFLEEHLTFDGLPIRLVDTAGLRETGDIVEQEGVRLSRDLASQADLVLLVVDATHGLGQHEKELIASVGAEKVLLVWNKVDLVDEAQEIDTADCAVVQISAKLGDGLDMLAEAIRTNILTRNGDAKEPEAGDLVPNLRQSLALEQSATELEGLLEDLAMQVPYDLLGVRLETACSILSEITGETTPNEILNKIFESFCIGK
- a CDS encoding protein jag, producing the protein MDGYKEFKGKTLDSAIEEACSYFNSPREKLEIDLINDAKTGIFGLVGAKKARIRARRMQVQFDSQALSAPSETSRRSKKNAASVTAEPTTERKTEKPKQRQERPNKRSEKPQPVNQQKAKEKPEASSEEAQTAKPKQERGRSQRSKPEGSRGQKKLTQRPSEKPQGAKPARKKQETGEETQEGQARGRNNQRRRPQKQHSPKQDNAPAPRRQRPASKPETAFEPVKADPIPEANLDELDQTELLKVVTEVVNRLITPVIGETPVEARIEDGRVKASISSGENSGLLIGREGQTLASFQYLANRIIAKMFGVAVRVQLDTGDYRERQDDKLRDIALHLAEKAKSMGKPQSTRPLSSYHRRVVHLALQEDDEIQTRSKGDGPLKRVIIGRKRK
- the yidC gene encoding membrane protein insertase YidC, with product MDKNRVIITVVLCLVITVGWNYLAEYMGWLPQPVEQTAVQETAKADSKAPAKVQPAQNTPAPELPVFKAENGRTVTVDTPLYTAIFHSNGGVLQSFVLKNYKAENTPDSPKVDLIGKPASAFAPLGLLIDGDRTWENAAWSLKGSDLTLENGKNGMLVFVGEVNGLRIEREFSFTADTYTITEKTNIINAGTSPRNVRLDYTLDADSMADAGNPYNKTRVAWFTDAEGLDTEDDVEDLGNGISSTLPMMWAGVESNYFIAAIAPKGADLALKAKFQSGVYRIALEKDNIGIAPGNLSTSTATYYFGPKITKYLAAAPNTLSAAENYGFFTVLAVPMLKMINFFEQYVGNYGVAIILLTILIKIAFWPLSRKSYKSMESMKKLQPMMQKIREKYADDREKQNAEVMALYKTYKVNPVGGCLPMVIQIPVFFGLYQALLNAIQLRHASFIDFLPFTNMPWLSDLSAPDPYYITPIVMGATMLLQQLLSPSTGDPTQRKMMLIMPVVFTFMFLNFPAGLVVYWLVNNVLSIFQQWLMLRKA
- the yidD gene encoding membrane protein insertion efficiency factor YidD; translation: MKKLFRTLLVAPIRFYQLCISPLFPPACRFVPTCSEYAAQAVMRHGFLKGSALAVWRILRCNPWSAGGHDPVPPSKDKNPYA
- the rnpA gene encoding ribonuclease P protein component; translated protein: MICLTFPRTHRLTRRPEFVKCYDEGRRYFSKNFVLFVLEKEEPLALWRVGLAVTKKTGSAVQRNRVKRVLREFFRLNQREIPNGIDLVVVPKRRLNPECVDLHFVTQELLPIIHKLRERSARDGEDEA
- the rpmH gene encoding 50S ribosomal protein L34; this translates as MKRTYQPSKIKRKRTHGFRARLKTVGGRAILRRRRAKGRAKLSA
- a CDS encoding FlgO family outer membrane protein, whose product is MRNVLILLAAVACLLPAAAFAERGSVLPPAPEQIITLPDLRFEPSSLSAENFMAADVIAEQMSGKVSRNSPVLIASMVQLDDLRHSSMLGRLVMQQIASRISQFGYKVLESRLKKEYSIIPREGEFILSRDVSELMKKEYNAQVVLVGSYVPTPYRVYVSIRLLRVADGVVMAAHEYTLKNRREFAVLLREDKGEQRDLWAMYNKRPNAYSSSEKRTKVKKGAMLSAPDMIMPEVDGQVDLTNFPELSSPANAADLKR
- the groL gene encoding chaperonin GroEL (60 kDa chaperone family; promotes refolding of misfolded polypeptides especially under stressful conditions; forms two stacked rings of heptamers to form a barrel-shaped 14mer; ends can be capped by GroES; misfolded proteins enter the barrel where they are refolded when GroES binds), producing the protein MAKEILFDVKARESLSRGVDKLANAVKVTLGPKGRNVVIEKSFGAPVITKDGVSVAKEIELEDKFENMGAQMVKEVASKTSDIAGDGTTTATILAQAIYREGVKLVAAGRNPMAIKRGVDKAVEALVGELNALAKPTRDQKEIAQVGTISANSDATIGNIIAEAMSKVGKEGVITVEEAKGLETTLDVVEGMQFDRGYLSPYFVTNADKMVAEMDEPLILICEKKISNMKDMLPVLEQVAKMSKPLVIIAEDVDGEALAALVVNKLRGTLNVAAVKAPGFGERRKAMLEDIAVLTGGQVVSEEMGVKLEAITVAELGSAKRVVVDKENTTIVHGAGKAEDIKARGKMIRAQIEESSSDYDREKLQERLAKIVGGVAVINVGAATETEMKEKKDRVEDALNATRAAVEEGIVPGGGTALVRVSVVLDDVKPADDDEAAGVRIIRRAIEEPLRQIAANAGFEGSVIVEKVKDGKDGMGFNAAIGEYEDLIKSGVIDPKKVTRIALQNAASVASLLLTTECAIADKPEPAGAAAPAMPGGMGGMGGMGGMY
- the groES gene encoding co-chaperone GroES — protein: MNLKPLSDRVLVKRLEAEEKTAGGLYIPDTAKEKPSRGEIVAAGPGRVENGNTIAMTVNVGDVVLFNKYAGNEINIDGEEYLVMREEDVLAIIA
- a CDS encoding ATP-binding cassette domain-containing protein is translated as MALLSIQNVSLTLSGPELLSGVSLQIEEGQRVCLLGRNGAGKSTFMKLMFGDIKPDGGVVARQQGLKVAMLSQEVPEDITGNVYSVVASGLGELGEALAAYHDASVLLDSGDDADAALAAMSKAQHVLDEKGGWELHQKIQTVINHLKLDADAEFSSLSGGVKRRTMLARALASEPDLLLLDEPTNHLDVESITWLEEFLLRYVKSLVLITHDRMFLRKVANRIVELDRGHLADWSCDYDTFLVRKEEVLHAEDEEWRRMDQKLKEEEVWIRKGIKARRTRNMGRVRALQDLRKERAKRRDRSGNVGLAVQVADRSGKVVVKAEHVTYAYPDATKPVINNFSTIISRGDKVALIGPNGIGKTTLLRLLLGELTPQAGTIQDGTKLEVAYFDQLRNILDENKSVRDNVANGNDTVEIGGVRKHVVGYLKDFLFDPERMNMTVNTLSGGERNRLLLAKLFTQPCNVLVLDEPTNDLDVETLELLEAQLVEFAGTVLIVSHDRAFVNNVVTSTLAFEGDGVINEYVGGYDDWQRQRQDREVEKAASRKAVQEKSESKKESDKPKKLSYNEQRELDMLRKELEEIPAKLESMEEEQGALETKLADPQLYADSPEEFEKTTARLEALAEEQEAVMMRWEEVEARAAELSPLEK